The Platichthys flesus chromosome 17, fPlaFle2.1, whole genome shotgun sequence DNA window ACTTTTACACGTAAGTTTACTCGCATATCGTCACAAACGTTTTGTTGAAATATCATATTCAGTGTAACTTCTGTATAAAGTCTCTGCCATTATGAGTTTTTACAAGACTCTAATCACACCCAGACCTTTCTATTCAACTCTTTCACTCATCCAGTTTTTCTAGCTCGGGGGCTCAAACAGCTGCTTGGTGGCAGTTGTTATGGTTAATTGTGTAACTGTATCCCAGTACCAATCGCCAGCTGTGAGCCTCAAGAGGAGGAGTAGTGAAGCTTACATCCGCACCCTGTTTGCTTACACAAAAGCGGTGGTCCTTACTTGAACACTGCCTCCCATGGAGCTTGTTCCCATCGATACTCTCATGTTGAcccttttttttgtccttgCCCGCTCATTGTAAAATAAGTAACAGCTTAAATAGTCGTAGGGCGAGATTTTGTGGTTTGTGGAAACACAATGATTCAAAGGAGAGGACCACAGCTGTGATatttaacagtaaaaaaaaaaatccatagcTATCAGCATTCAGTGCATTAGTTGATACAGGAAAAGCTGCTCCAGTGACAGGCTCAGGCAGAACTCCGCTGGTGTGATGTACTTTTGCCTCCAgcagaaacataacaaaaaaaacaacagattcagcAGTTAGTCTCCCTTTTGAAAGTTAAGAAATGAATTTTCTCCCTGTGAGTGGAGACATGAATAATATTGTGTCTGTGGCAGACAGCTGGTGACCTACATCAAATGCTGTTCTTCATGTACCAGAAGGGTCTTACAACATCTCTCATGGTTAGGTCATCTCTGAGGATTATTAGCCTGACTGCTAGAGTTCTAAAATAATACACACTTTCATATCTAAATACACCAACTTGCACATAGTTTGTGGGCCAAAAAGGAGTGGAAGGTAATTGACCTTATTTTCATTTAGTAGGTTTCAGTTTCTGCTGCAGTAAAAGCAACTGTTTGTTATGACAAACGTGATCTTTGTTACAGCACTATCCCCACTGAAGATATCCAGTTATCTGCAATAGCTGGACTTTGGTCACTGAAAAAAAAGTGTACGGTTCTTCAGGGTCACTCAGCTAACTAACTGTGTGTTtggcttttctttctcttctatCCCAAATCCTCTGAATCTCCTGTACTCCAATTCTatctctgcttttttttctctccatccgCTTTTCTTCATCCTACCAGGAAAATGACATCCAAattaaagaggaggaagaacctgCTTCGCTCACTCAGCTGGCTCACAGTTCCACACTGGAGCAAGAGGTATGATCCTGATTGTTCCAGTTGATGTCATAAATTGCTGTGTACTGTTGAAAATGTTTCACACAGGATCAAACAGTTTTCTGAGAAGTAGCTGCACTGTTTTGGTTGCAAGAATACACAACACAGTGTTTATCAGTCCCACATTCGAACCAACTTTACACTCACATGATGGTGTGACAAACTGTGTTGTAATGTCACAGTCTTACATGACTGCATCACTTCAGTCATGCCATTCTGATCCCAGTGCATTAGGATTAAGGATGTGGAAGTAAAATAATTACCATCTCTCACAGAGAGACTTCTAGTTCCTTTATGTACTAATCTATACAGATTATGAAAGGGAAAGGTCATCCATATATATATTAGGATTTAAGaataaaattatgaatttcCATCCTCCATTTCATGTCATTTTAAAGTATGTTCCTCTAAACTCTGACACAGTCTTGGACAATATTTACCGTATGAATTAATGTTGTATTCTCTGCATTTTTCCTACTTCAGAGTTTACTTGAAGGTATCACTGCACTGTCTGACCCAGGAAGCCACCCTCCTCCTGCCATTGATATTGACCAGCACTGGAGCAGtttactctctctgtctgtcactgacCTTGACGTAAGTAGTCTGTCCATGTTCATTACTGATTCCTCAGGAAAGCCTGCATGAATTTGTGGAGCTCTCCTATGAAGATAAACTTAACCCCTTTTGAATCTCATATCGCTgctacaaacaaatcaacgaTTGGACGCTGAGAAgagtaaaaatgtgtttgattcaTGTAAAACTGCAGCTGGTCaaaggacgtcagctgagtaaGCAGTCTTTTCAATGTTGGTCAGAAAGGATATGCATTCACTCAGGAAAAAATATATGACCACATGCATCCCAGACCACCTCAAAATGTGTTCCTACATTGATTGTGTTCAGACCTGTACTTGGTGCTGACCTGGGGTTGATGTTAATACCGACTCTGAAAAAGGATTTAATTTCCGATTGTGATCTCCGTCTCATTGTGAAGAATAAAGATCAACCAAAATTTGTCTCATGTGTAGGACTTGGATTCTCTTGTTGCGGATACTGACATCACAAATGCCATCAGCCAGGACGTCAGCTTGCATGATGCCATGGCTGCCACTGCTGGTGCCTTCGGTATGACGTCAGAAAGAGGAGAGGCCCGACCAGTCCCTCAACAAAGAGCCCTGTTCCGACTTGAATCCACAGGATCCTCGCACTCCGACGTGTCACCAGGGATGGCCGTAGGCTTGGCTGCCCTCCCCTTTGCAACAGTATGCAATTTAACTAGAAATGAGTTATCGCAGAGTGCGCTCGGTGGCTGTCTGGATGAGGCAGTGTTTGACCAGATCAATCAGCTGGGTTTTGAAGGCCTCGACACCATCGGCTCCCAGCTGATGGGCTGCCTCGAGGGTCTAGCGCCACAGGCCCTCGAGGACCTTGACTCTGACTCTGGACTCTCACTGGAGAGCAGCTCCGGAGGTCCAGTCTCCCCAGGTGAGTCCAAATCTCTACAAATGATCATAAATCAAATTTATACCCATTACCCACTAAATTGAATGAGGTCAAGAAATGGTTTGTTATACATATTAACACAATAACGAACCCCTCTCTTGCACAGGCTCATCCGAGATGTCCTCTTCATCCAGCTCGTACTGCGAGGATGAGTGTGGAGCAACCGGTTACAGCAGTGATGTGGATTCACTCCCCTCGAAAGGCATTGCGGACTACACCACAGCATGGTCACCCGTTGAcctgagtgagagtgtgtggcaTGACCACAGCTACTCATCACCTGCTTTCTTCAACCCGCCGTCTGTAACCCTTCCCCACAAAGGTATCAAGGAGGAGCCTTTCAGCGAAGACGACGAGCCAAGGTCGGAGGACAGGGAAATGAGTCGCGATGAGCTTCGGGCCCGTGCCATGTACATCCCcttctctgtcctgcagatcgtCAACATGCCCGTGGAGGAGTTCCTGGAGGTTCTTGATGGTCAAGGCTTCTCCCCTGATCAAGTCACACTCCTGAGGGACATCCGCAGGCGGGGCAAGAATAAATTGGCAGCGCAGAACTGCCGCAAGCGCAAGCTGGATGCCATCACAGGGCTCCAGGAGCAGGTAGAAAGGCTACAAGCTCAGAGAGACAGGTttctgagagagaaacagctcaCAGCCAAGACTATGGGGGCTGTGGGCCAGCAGATAAAGCAACTGACCAGAGACGTCTTGGCCCGGCTGAGGGATGATTCGGGACAACCCCTCAACCCAGAAAGATTCACCCTGCAGTGCGGGGCTAATGGTAGAGTAGTAGTTCAGCCTTTGAGACGGCCTGCTGTCTCCACGTCAACTGGCAACAAAACAGACAAGAGAAAGAAGGACAAAAAGCAGTGATGCAGTACTTGCCAGATAAGacttgagttttgtttttttgacttTCTGAACTTGACTTGCCAGACTCTGCTTTTGGGATTGCCTtctgtataagtgtgtgtggatTCACCGCTGTTGGGACCCTAACTGAGcaaaagctgcaaaaaaaaaaaaaaaaaaactctgaacaTGAATACACAAAAAATAATCTCTGTACATAAAATATCTCATGGGAAAAATGTAGCTCACACACTGGACACAAAGTTTGCTCTTTAAAGATGGACAAGGCACTAGAGGCCGATTAGGAGAACAGCTCAGATGCTGGCAAAGCCACCAGTTTCTCTGTGTGCATTAACATTAAACTCACAAGTTGTATCCGCAGATAATTCTTGCCACACACTTCTAAAATCCAACATAGCCAGCATTGTGACAGTTACTGGAAAGAAATCTTTGAGGATGattctatttgtttgtttgtttccatgtTATCTTGCTTCTCAGTGTATTCAGTTTGAAGAGAAGGTAAAAGattgtatttattaaagttTCTGAGATTCCTGAAATGCTTATGTGCATCACAAGACTGTCaaaggcagtttttttttttttttttcaaagcggAAACTTTATTGCATAGTGCTAAGAATATGGGGACATTACCTAAAGTTTACAGATTTGTTTTAGATACTTTGTGGCATGTAGCACAGAAATGGAGCTGAAATGTTGAATAAGATAATtgaatttgttcttttctttgtgtttatgatgtACAGTATACCAATGATTAAACTGACAAGGCCTTAATTAGCATTTGATAAGTGTTTTGgttagcgtgtgtgtgcacattagAAACGAATGCACATCATCATAACAAAAATGTTctaaagaaaaaaacgtttcaTGTTTAAATTTAATATTCAGTCAGTAGTTTCAAGCACAATTCTGCTGAATCCCTTTCATTGTGGGTTACTAAAAGACTTCTGAGAAGATTATATTCTACCTCACGCCTCGGTTCGTATAGATTttggtgaaataaaataaaagatgctTTTTGTAGGGGAACTTAAGTGCACTCATTAGCTACCAATCCTTTGTTATTAAAATGATCTGAAATGGACTTAAACCACTCCGTTTCTGAAAATACAATCACCAACTCTATTTAATGAGTGAATGTTTTATGGATGttgctttttatatatttgagaTTATCAGAGAGGTAAAAATATTCAGTAGAAGTTCCTGTGTTATTCATGGAAATGTTGCTTTATACGTCGACCGAGTGAGTGAATTAAATGAGACGAAAATTGCATGTAGTTGTTAAAAGtgtgaccttttttttattatcccTAGACCCTCACAAATTTGTGATTAATTTCCAGGTTTGCCCAAGTTTACTTTGCTGTTTCTATAAATGCTTAGGGAatttcaaaagtgtttttttttgcaggcgTTGTTCtttctgattaaaaaaagaataaaataaagtgaaacgaattgtgtgtttatttttgggGGCCACTGTCTTGGGATCTCTGTCTGTAATCCACCTCGATGATCAGTTCCACTGAGGTTGTTTGCTTGTTGGATCCACTAAAGTCACATGTATGTTTAGGGCCAGCCCTGCCAATGTTGGCGCCCTCGACGAGATTTCAGATTGGCGCCCCCGAACATACACACGCagactgtcatgcatccccaagaacttttggactgtatacagatgcacacagggagacaaatttgtaagctataaaaaacaataaaaatatacaataaaaaatatgaaagagtcctgtactgatagcatatcatgtcatgtcgacacaaataaacatcaatgatgtccacaatcggggtgattcttacctctataatgttctttcttctcctctactttgcggtgctttctgaattgtgtaCCTGATAATTTCATCTTTTGactcatctttgactctaaccgcagtctatcaccacagcgtgtacgtcagggacacacctgaggcgGAAGCGCAAATTCTGTGCGAGCCGCCGCCTGACTGTTGacacagggagccatccaggaggatgttttagatgctggcttGCCTGTCCACGAAGCCacgggtggtgacatcagcaaatgtccctactatgctgccaaaatgagtaggtttttaaACATCTCGttgtatgcatcatgctgctatgaggaactgtaatgaggtgaaatgaaactcccttctattttctgttcatgctgaaataaagtggattcacttggtctgacgttttcgatcacatatttataaaacacctcattagcttcacactacaaaccctatgggggGTTTGTAGTgtcactagactggcactcagtagagctcaacagagccgtataggttcaGCTTTGATCCatgaagcttccttctaccaagttgtgtggttattggtaaacctgttgactgacaaatcagaggtgAAACATCACCTCCtcagcagaggtaataaaacctccacccatttatcaaggaattgtcacaaacattaataattattagaaacacaacaggaaattaaaggtagaatgaaatgtttcaagaatatctaaatagttgacgggtaattttctattggtcgacttatcaattcatttattaaaagctaatttccccTTCTACTTAGGCTACAGTGCTTAGTTTCTCATGTCTATCAGCAGGCTGTTTGACCTAGTCGGCAAGGTAGTCGTTCTTTAACAAGAAGGGCCCGGGTTCAAACCCGACTCTTTCCCATCTTCAAGCTGGCCATATACTGAAGTCATAAAATTGGCAGGATTTCTCATATTAATTGCTAAATATCTTATActcaaaaatgtatatatatatatatatatatatatgctcgCTTAATCCTGCGCAtagggcttctgcgcaggatgtgcgcaatgggctactgcgcaggatgtgcgcagttcGGTTCTGcacaggatgtgcgcaatgggcttctgcagTATGTGGCAGTTCggttctgcgcaggatgtgcacaatgggcttctgcgcaggatgtgcgctgtgggcttctgcgcaggatgtgcgtgcgcagtttttttttaaatttaatttattaattttttttatatttactttaatttattacatttttttatatttaaattttttatatttcatttttcatcatcatcatcacttccCCGTGCTTGTtgaggggtaaatgatgctggtctttaCAGGGGACTGatctacgcaagcctgtagccccCCACAAGAGatgatgtgcttgtgtgtgtgtgtggccgcggcGCTACCCCGGTTCTGGAGGATGATGGGTTACtctattgttttacattgcatgtgtcaagtcatgataaatcagtgtCATGTGTCGCCCTCTcggcattttgcgccctaggcaaccgtctatgtcgcctgtaccaggagccgcccctgtgtATGTCAATAAAGGACTCGGGTAGATCTGGCCAATGTCTCGCTACTCAATTGAAACGGACGACCACGAGACGCAGAAGATGCGAAGCAAATCGGTTTCCGCCTCCAGGCTTCCGTAGGAGACCAACGATTACAGCCGAGGTTTTTTGGCGCCCGACCCGCGGATCTGCAGGCCCCAGATATAGAGGAGGCAGACCGCGTGGTGAGGAAGCAGCACTGACGAGCGCAGTGCAGTTCTTACGGTAAGTACGTATACCGATTCATTACTTTGCGTTACTTTGAAACAAGCCGCATGACGATAGCACGGCTGATCAGCGTAGCCCTTATAGCTTCGAGTTAGCCACGGCGTTATCCAAACAGAGCAAGCTTGCTTTAGTATCAAAGCTTCGGACACGAGTCAGTGAATCAGTAAGCGCTTACCTCGCTCACAGTATCCGGTTGTGTTTTGTGCACATTAAAGTCAGCTAGCTTTTCCATGCAGTAGCCTCATCATTCATTTATAGATGATCGGAGCGGTTTAGTCCAGCGTTAAACTTGCCTTTCTCCATTGCTAATGCTACTTCGGGCTTTAGCTTGTATGCTAACACCGCTCCTGAACCTGAAGCGTTGCACCGGCAATGCAAAGTGAACCACGTAGTATCTCCCATTTACAGGCATTGAATTATAGTGGCTGCGATTAGCACGATAGCTAACCCGCGTAACGTTATCTCTTGAGTGGGCTAGTTCGGATTTAACATTGTGTACAGCGCTCGGCTAAGCTAGCTAGCGCGGTTCCTACATAAACATTACACCAGTGTTTATGTTTTACACGTTGGCTTGTTTGGACACACAACGAGGCACCTCCTTGTCTGTGGCGTGTTTTAAGTCAAAGGCTCCGATACGAACATGAGGATAGAAGCGGCACCAGTTTTGCATGTGACTCGAAGTACATGGTTCTAACTGTTTGCTTTTCCTGTACCTTTTTTGCTTTTAGTGCACAACATGGGCAAAAAGCAGACTATGAAGGGGAAGAAAGATTCTCAGGATCCACAGGAGGAACCTGAAGAGTTTGTGGTGGAGAAAGTGCTGGACCAGCGTCTTGTTAATGGGAAAGTGGAGTTCTTCTTGAAGTGGAAAGGATTTACAGAGTGAGTTGCCTCCGACACATGTTGCCCCCAGCCCCGCTGAGTTGAAAGTGCTATGCTTTTGTCCATATTATTGAAACATCAGTTCTGCATACAAgctagttaaaaaaaaagaacgttAAACGCATGGTTTGTGCCTTCATTGGTGGAAGTATTGAGATCCGAATGCTGAACGTCCTCCCTCCCCTGCTCTTTTTCAGTGCTGATAATACCTGGGAGCCTGAAGAGAACCTGGACTGCCCAGAGCTGATTTCAGGATTTTTGGAAGCACAGAAGAACATCACAGAGAAGCCTGCCCCCGTCAAGAGGAAGGCATCGACTGACGAGCCAGCAGAGACGGAAGCAAAGAAGAAAGATGTGGTGAGTTGACTTATATTTTTACGATGATGCCATATTAATCTTAACGATGACTATTATTTTCTCTGCGGAGCATTTGTCAAACTAATGATCAAATAGAATCGCCTCCCACGTGTCACATTACCTTGTTGCACCAGACACAAAAATGTTGTAGCACCATTGTGACGTCACAATTAGTAAGATGAGTAAAGGTGACAAAGGGGGGAGGGATCTATGGAATAACCACTCTCCCTGCCACATCCATAAGGCACCAAAGTTTACTGAAAGGTTTGAGTGTGAAAGCACATGCTATAGCCTTATCAAGTCCATTGAACACACATAGGACATTTTGATGAGTGAATGTGGTGGCTCAACACTTACTTAAACactaatttgtgtttttccatgtAAATAGTCACCAGTCTGTTActccttttatttaaaagacCTGTTACTGACATTCAGCAGCTCCTGGCCCTGTCCTGGAGTGACCATGGGATCGTTTATAGCGGTCTCAGaaccaaatacaaaataattcacCAACTGGGCTTGACACTTTTTGCTCAACGTTGTAAAGTTTGTGAGCACGAAAATAACTTAAAGGAATAGTTAACCCAAAAATGatgattcactcattatctactcacaactatgccgatggaggggtgggtgtattgtgtgagtccacaaaacacttatggagtttcaggggtaaacagtgaagcagccgaatccaatacaGCTAAAGATATTAGGGGCTTATcttcagaagtaaaaaaaaaaaaccaaacccATTCTATCCCTCCATACTGCTTTTGTGTCGTCATCCAAATGTCCGGAAGCCCCGccattcattttttaactctgtAATTTATACTGTGTTTTCAGCCTAAAAATCCACAAGCAGTTTTTGACCCTGAATGCACCTCATTGGAAGATATATCTGCAGACATCGATGCTGAAATACATGGTGTTAATAAActtgttttgagtttttttgaCATCTTAAGACAAGCCCCTAATATCATGACTTATACTCGATTGTTCCCTAGCTGCTACACTGTTTACCTGTGATACTCCATAAGTGTTTTGTGacctcaaacacttcaccaacccCTCCAGTAGATAAAGAGTGTTTTAAATGTTAGATatcctccagagttcatgtctgaaaacggctttagtGAATCTTTACTTCTTTCCATCCTGAGTGTCTGAACTGCAGCCAGATATTCTTTCACCTTCACCTGGAGGATGTCGCTGGTCCAGCACAATATTTTATGTTTGGTACAATGAACCACTGCTCCAGTTTCTTGATTGTGCACACGTgttctgttttcatcatttACAGGCTGAAAAACCACGTGGCTTTGCTAGGAGCCTCGACCCAGAGCGGATCATTGGTGCAACAGACAGCAGCGGGgagttgatgtttttaatgaaatggtGAGTCCAGAATGAAATAAATCCCAATATGTCTAAACAGCCCAATGTCtaatttaaattgaatcatGCGCTCGTCTGCCAGTGTTGCATTTGACATCAAACATTATGaattttgttcttgttttttagGAAAGACTCAGATGAAGCAGACTTGGTCCCAGCCCGCGAGGCCAACACTCGCTGCCCTCAGGTGGTCATCTCCTTCTACGAGGAGAGACTGACATGGCATTCCTGTCCAGAGGATGAAACTCAGTAAAACCCTCCCCTGGTGTCCCTGCAGTCCTTTGCACCACTTATGCCCTCTCTCCTCAGGACTGACATTTCTTCTCTGGCATGCTTTCTAGTTTTAGTCTGCTTAGTTATATTTTGAAGATGTTTGAAGACTTGAACTGTTTGGAAGTCGATGAGAGCCATGTTATTTGTACATATTTGCTGAActgatggagagaaaacaggTGATGGTGTTTCTTATTAGTCATAAGTCTTCCGGTTTCATATTCTGATTTAGTTTGGTGATGGCAGGTTAGAAGCCATACCCACCACTGCCTATAATCATACTGGTCAGATTTTGTAAATTTGATAAGCTTTGGTTTGTTAAGCTATCAACCACCTCTGGTATAACTGTCTCATTTAAGATTTTGTTTCACTCAAGTGATGTTTTGTTCTAAATGTGCTTTTTGTATACTTTGTTTGTATATATCATTTGAAGTTCTAATAAAGGTTTTATGTGACCAAATCCCACGCATCAGTTGTGGTTCCAACGGTTTAGAAAGTAAAATCAATATTGAGATTTAACTATagttattactttattttttctaGATGTGTCACAGAAACATTTCGTT harbors:
- the nfe2l3 gene encoding nuclear factor erythroid 2-related factor 3: MQKAKKYFTEGLIQLTILLSLIGVRVDIDSYLGGYYTPLIEINLGPSSAYTQTPFHSLRDTLDGYTVHPKCPELDYFFASRRLLDEVKTLGSPRFPTQLNTWLVHQVSATDKADCGPSSNDSTDSGLQSPGDGAGEDREHLPGDGPEVRQTSPELGPCSNGACGFPKEENDIQIKEEEEPASLTQLAHSSTLEQESLLEGITALSDPGSHPPPAIDIDQHWSSLLSLSVTDLDDLDSLVADTDITNAISQDVSLHDAMAATAGAFGMTSERGEARPVPQQRALFRLESTGSSHSDVSPGMAVGLAALPFATVCNLTRNELSQSALGGCLDEAVFDQINQLGFEGLDTIGSQLMGCLEGLAPQALEDLDSDSGLSLESSSGGPVSPGSSEMSSSSSSYCEDECGATGYSSDVDSLPSKGIADYTTAWSPVDLSESVWHDHSYSSPAFFNPPSVTLPHKGIKEEPFSEDDEPRSEDREMSRDELRARAMYIPFSVLQIVNMPVEEFLEVLDGQGFSPDQVTLLRDIRRRGKNKLAAQNCRKRKLDAITGLQEQVERLQAQRDRFLREKQLTAKTMGAVGQQIKQLTRDVLARLRDDSGQPLNPERFTLQCGANGRVVVQPLRRPAVSTSTGNKTDKRKKDKKQ
- the cbx3a gene encoding chromobox protein homolog 3a isoform X3, which translates into the protein MGKKQTMKGKKDSQDPQEEPEEFVVEKVLDQRLVNGKVEFFLKWKGFTDADNTWEPEENLDCPELISGFLEAQKNITEKPAPVKRKASTDEPAETEAKKKDVAEKPRGFARSLDPERIIGATDSSGELMFLMKWKDSDEADLVPAREANTRCPQVVISFYEERLTWHSCPEDETQ
- the cbx3a gene encoding chromobox protein homolog 3a isoform X1; the protein is MHNMGKKQTMKGKKDSQDPQEEPEEFVVEKVLDQRLVNGKVEFFLKWKGFTDADNTWEPEENLDCPELISGFLEAQKNITEKPAPVKRKASTDEPAETEAKKKDVAEKPRGFARSLDPERIIGATDSSGELMFLMKWKDSDEADLVPAREANTRCPQVVISFYEERLTWHSCPEDETQ